In the genome of Eggerthella sp. YY7918, one region contains:
- the amrS gene encoding AmmeMemoRadiSam system radical SAM enzyme: MAETPAMSGENCSPGSRQQSALSRIVCEICPHACALAEGQRGLCQARIARDGHVVCENYGRITALALDPVEKKPLARWKSGSNVLSVGSYGCNLRCPFCQNADIACAGPHDLTWHTTTPEALVDVALKEHLNNVGIAYTYNEPLVGFEFVRDTARLVHEAGLSNVLVSNGMVQPKPLAELVPLIDAANIDLKGFTQEFYDLAGGDLQTVKRTIEVMAACPTCHLEVTTLVIPGLNDDDAQIDAAAAWLASIDASIPYHLTRFFPCHHMLDRPPTPVATLNRLADIAQQHLDDVLLGNC, encoded by the coding sequence GTGGCTGAGACGCCGGCGATGTCAGGCGAAAATTGCAGCCCAGGATCGCGCCAGCAGTCCGCTCTTTCGCGCATCGTATGTGAAATCTGTCCTCATGCGTGTGCGCTCGCAGAAGGCCAACGGGGGCTTTGCCAGGCCCGCATTGCTCGCGACGGGCACGTGGTGTGCGAGAATTATGGACGCATAACGGCTCTTGCGCTTGACCCGGTGGAAAAGAAGCCGCTTGCACGTTGGAAGAGCGGGTCGAACGTACTGTCGGTGGGAAGCTACGGTTGCAATCTGCGCTGTCCGTTCTGCCAAAACGCTGACATTGCCTGTGCGGGACCTCATGACCTCACCTGGCATACCACCACACCTGAGGCGCTTGTCGATGTGGCGCTTAAAGAGCACCTGAACAATGTAGGTATCGCCTACACGTACAACGAGCCTCTGGTGGGATTTGAATTCGTACGCGACACGGCGCGGCTCGTGCACGAAGCGGGGCTTTCGAACGTTTTAGTAAGCAACGGCATGGTGCAGCCAAAACCGCTTGCAGAACTTGTGCCTCTCATCGATGCAGCGAATATCGATCTGAAGGGCTTCACGCAAGAGTTTTATGATCTTGCCGGTGGCGATCTGCAAACCGTTAAGCGCACCATCGAAGTGATGGCGGCGTGTCCTACCTGTCATCTTGAAGTGACTACGCTTGTCATTCCCGGCCTTAACGATGATGATGCCCAGATTGATGCTGCCGCAGCATGGCTTGCATCAATCGATGCATCCATCCCTTATCACCTCACACGCTTCTTCCCGTGCCATCATATGCTCGATCGTCCGCCCACTCCTGTTGCGACGCTCAATCGTTTGGCGGATATCGCACAGCAACATCTCGATGACGTTCTTTTGGGGAATTGCTGA